Below is a window of bacterium DNA.
AATGATTAATTATTGGAGGACAAATGATATTAGAAAATATTGAAAAAATTAAAAAGGGTGAAGAACAAAGTGAAAAAATTATAAAAGATGCTGAAAAAAAAGTGAAAGAGATACTTGAGACATTAGAAGCGGAAGTTGAAAAAATCAAAATGGATAAAGAAAAAATAATGAAAGAAAAACTGGAAAAGTATAAACAGAAAAAAGATTTTGAAAAAAGAGAAAAAATTGAATTTTTAGAAAAACAAAAGGAAAAAATTGAAATAGATTTACAACAGAAAAAAAGTAAGACAGATGAAGTAGCAAACAAAATTTGGGAAAAAATAAAGAAGGAAATTATGCAGTAACAACTCTATCCCTTCCTAACTCTTTTGCTTTATATAATGCAGTATCCGCTTTTTTAATCAATTCTGTAGTTGTCATTCCATCTTCCGGGAAAGAAGCAATACCAAAACTTATAGTTAAATCTTTATTTGGTTGAGATTCTTCATTTAAAAATTTAAATTCCCTTATAGTTTTTCTCAGTTTTTCACAAATTTTCACGGTATTTTCTTTTGTTGTATCTGGAAAAATAATAATAAACTCTTCTCCACCATATCTACAAACAATATCCGAACCCTTAACCCCCTTTTTTAATATATCTGCTATAGTTTTCAAAACATAATCACCAGCGAGATGTCCATTTGTATCATTATAAAATTTAAAATAATCTACATCACACATAGCAATAGAAACAGGTTTATAATTTACCCGACTTTTTGTTAGAATTTCTGAAAAAAGTTTTTCAAAATGTCTTCTATTATACAGTTGTGTTAAACTGTCCATAATTGAGAGAATTTTTGTTTTATTGAAAAGTTCTGTATTCTCAATCATCAATGAAATAGGAACAGATACCATTCTTAAAAGATTCAAATCTCTTAAAGTAAATCTTTTTTCCCTTTTTGAAAAAATACCGAGTATTCCAATCACAGTTTTCTTCTGATATAAACCGCAAACTATAAACGATTTAATCCCATTTTCAGCAAGCACTCCATATTGTGAAAAAGAAGATATATTATTAACAAGAACTGGTCTTCCTTTTATAGCTAATTCTTCTATCAATTCTTGAGAAATTTCGATATGTTCTCCTTTAACACTCATTTTGTATCTATCACCGAAAAGAGTAATAACAATAATTTCTTCTTTAAAAATATTTTTAATGGTATCAAGAATTTTTCCAATAACATCATCTATAGTTACATCCTCTCCAAAAGTTTCTATAATTTCAGTGATGGTGGATAGAAAAGTAGATTCTATTTTATAGTCATTAATTATCAAATCTTTTCTTTCATTCTCTCTCTGTAAAAATTCAATTTTATTTAAAATCTGAAAAGCAAAAATAATATCCAGAACAATTAAAATAGAAATAATAATGTTAAAAGATATAAGATAAAATTCCGGAATAAAGGTTTTTCCTTGTAGATATATCCAGTTGATGACCAAAAGAAATAAAATTACAAATAAAAAAATAAAATTCCTTAAAACCCTCATTCAATTTACCCTATTCCCCCTTTATTTGATTAACCAGTGAGGCAAAATTTTCAGGGTGATTAAAAGCAATATCTGAAAGTGTTTTTCTGTTAAGATTTATACCAAGTCGTTTAAGCCCTGCTATAAATTTACTGTAAGAAATCCCATTTGCTTTACATGCTGCAGAAATTCTGGTTATCCACAATCTTCTAAAATCTCTTTTCTTTTTCCTTCTGTGCATGAAAGCATAGGTTAACCCCTTTTCTGAAAACTCCTTTGCTCTTTTAAAAAGTTTTGACCTTCCTTGTCTATAACCCTTTGCTCTTTTCAAAACTTTTTTTCTTCTTTGTCTTGAACTGGGTGAATTTTTAGTTCTTGGCATTTTTTTTCTCCTTTTTAATTATTTACCTATAAGGTAATAATCTTTTTACCATTTTTATATCGCCTTTATTCTTCAAAACCTGTGACTTCTTAATTCTTCTTTTCCTCTTTGAACTCTTTTTAGAAAGTAGATGACTTCCACCCGCCCCATAATGGATTACTTTACCTGTTTTTGTAATTTTAAATCTTTTTGCCACCGATTTTTTTGTTTTAAGTTTTCCCATTTTTTTCTCCCTTTACATCTATTGGAATAAATGTAACACTTAATCTAACACCTTCAAGTTTAGGTGCTTTATCTATTTTCCCATATTCAGAAAGTTCCCTTATCAACCTTTCCAAAAGAGCATAACCTCTTTCTTTGTAAAGAATTTCTCTACCTTTATAAAAAACACTTACTTTAACTCTGTGACCTTCTTTTAAAAAATTTTCAATATGTTGCTTCTTAAACTTATAATCATGTTCACTTGTTTCCGGAGTAAACCTTATCTCTTTCGTCTGCAATGTTTTTTGTTTTTTCTTTATTTCTTTTTCTTTTTTCTTCTGTTCAAATAAAAATCTTTTAAAATCCAAAATTCTGCATACAGGCAAATTTGAATCTGGAACTATCTCAACTAAATCCAAATTCTTTTCTTTTGCAATGTCTAAAGCAGTTTTTATATCAAGAATTCCTAATTGATTTCCTCTTTCATCAATAACTCTTACCTTTGGACTTCTAATTTGATAATTTATTCTATATCTTCTTTCTTTACCTTCCCGAGCGATGATATCTCCTTTTTACAAATTTTAACTTATATTTTTACTTTTTTCAATACCTCTATAAATTTTAATTATTTTTTTAAAAATTGCAAGTTTAATTTTAATTCACCCATTTAAAGTAAAAAGTGTTATAATTTGTAAAAGGATTTTAAAATGAAAAATAAAATCTTTGCGTTTTTATTCATAATAAATATTTTTTGTTTTTCTAAAACTCAGTTTATAAATAGAACAGAATTTCTGCTTGATACAGTATTTAATATAAAAATTGAAAAGATTGAAAATGCAGATATTATACTGGAAAGTGCTTTTGAGAGGGTAAAAGAACTTGAAGATAAATTAAGTATTTTTAAAGAAGAAAGCGAAGTTTCCAGATTAAATAAATATAAAAAATTTAAAGTTTCATCAGAACTTATGGAAGTAATAAAAAAATCTATTTATATTTCTGAAATTACAGATGGTGCTTTTGATATTACCTGTAAAAAATTAATTGATTTATACAGAAAAAAAAATAAACAGAATTCATTACCAACAAAAGAAGAAATAAATAAAGTTTTGAAAGAAACTGGCTGGGAAAAAATAAAGATAAAAGATAATGAAATATATTTATCAAAAAATGCTGAAATAGACCTTGGAGGAATTGCAAAAGGTTTTATAGTTGATAAAGTATTTGAATTCCTTAAATCTAAAGGGGTAAAAAATGGGATTATAAATGCAGGAGGGGATATCTATTGCTGGGGAATGAATCAGGAAAACAAAAAGTGGAAAATAGGAATAGAAAATCCATTTAAAGAAGGGGAAATAATCGGAAGTTTTGAAATTACAGATAAAGGAGTGGCAACAAGTGGAAATTATAAGAGATACATGAAAATAAAGAATAAGAAAATAGGACATATAATAAATCCAAAAACTGGACTACCTGTTGAAAATTTTTGTGTAAGTGTAACTGTAATTTCTTCTGACTGTACAACTGCCGATGGACTTGCAACCGCTATTTTTGTTCTTGGAATTGAAAAGGGATTGAAAATTTTTGAAAAATATAAAAATTTTGAGTGTTTAATAATAGACAAAGATAAAAAAATTTATAAATCTCAAAATTTTCCTTTTAATCCTTACATTTTTTCCAGTTTAAATAAATAAGAATATGTCTCTCTTTTCCTTATTAATTTCACATTTTTACCTGTAACAAGAACTTCTGGAATTCTCAATCTTGTATTGTAATTTGAAGACATTGAAAAACCATATGCTCCTGCACTCATAACTACTAAAAAATCATTTCTTTTAATATCCTCTGGAAATTCTCTATCTTTACCAAGATAATCTCCTGTTTCACAGATAGGACCAACTATATCAAATTTTATTTTC
It encodes the following:
- a CDS encoding sensor domain-containing diguanylate cyclase, translating into MRVLRNFIFLFVILFLLVINWIYLQGKTFIPEFYLISFNIIISILIVLDIIFAFQILNKIEFLQRENERKDLIINDYKIESTFLSTITEIIETFGEDVTIDDVIGKILDTIKNIFKEEIIVITLFGDRYKMSVKGEHIEISQELIEELAIKGRPVLVNNISSFSQYGVLAENGIKSFIVCGLYQKKTVIGILGIFSKREKRFTLRDLNLLRMVSVPISLMIENTELFNKTKILSIMDSLTQLYNRRHFEKLFSEILTKSRVNYKPVSIAMCDVDYFKFYNDTNGHLAGDYVLKTIADILKKGVKGSDIVCRYGGEEFIIIFPDTTKENTVKICEKLRKTIREFKFLNEESQPNKDLTISFGIASFPEDGMTTTELIKKADTALYKAKELGRDRVVTA
- the rplT gene encoding 50S ribosomal protein L20: MPRTKNSPSSRQRRKKVLKRAKGYRQGRSKLFKRAKEFSEKGLTYAFMHRRKKKRDFRRLWITRISAACKANGISYSKFIAGLKRLGINLNRKTLSDIAFNHPENFASLVNQIKGE
- the rpmI gene encoding 50S ribosomal protein L35, translating into MGKLKTKKSVAKRFKITKTGKVIHYGAGGSHLLSKKSSKRKRRIKKSQVLKNKGDIKMVKRLLPYR
- the infC gene encoding translation initiation factor IF-3, producing the protein MAREGKERRYRINYQIRSPKVRVIDERGNQLGILDIKTALDIAKEKNLDLVEIVPDSNLPVCRILDFKRFLFEQKKKEKEIKKKQKTLQTKEIRFTPETSEHDYKFKKQHIENFLKEGHRVKVSVFYKGREILYKERGYALLERLIRELSEYGKIDKAPKLEGVRLSVTFIPIDVKGEKNGKT
- a CDS encoding FAD:protein FMN transferase — its product is MKNKIFAFLFIINIFCFSKTQFINRTEFLLDTVFNIKIEKIENADIILESAFERVKELEDKLSIFKEESEVSRLNKYKKFKVSSELMEVIKKSIYISEITDGAFDITCKKLIDLYRKKNKQNSLPTKEEINKVLKETGWEKIKIKDNEIYLSKNAEIDLGGIAKGFIVDKVFEFLKSKGVKNGIINAGGDIYCWGMNQENKKWKIGIENPFKEGEIIGSFEITDKGVATSGNYKRYMKIKNKKIGHIINPKTGLPVENFCVSVTVISSDCTTADGLATAIFVLGIEKGLKIFEKYKNFECLIIDKDKKIYKSQNFPFNPYIFSSLNK